Proteins encoded together in one Onychomys torridus chromosome 1, mOncTor1.1, whole genome shotgun sequence window:
- the Lrrc10b gene encoding leucine-rich repeat-containing protein 10B, with amino-acid sequence MGIAESTPDELPSDAEEQLRSGEQQLELSGRRLRRLPSAVCALSRLQKLYVSGTGLRELPEEIEELRELRILALDFNKLERLPDGLCRLPRLTRLYLGGNRLLALPPDFAQLQSLRCLWIEGNFLRRFPRPLLRLVALQSLQMGDNRLRALPAELPRMTGLRGLWLYGNRFEEFPPALLRMGRLHILDLDRNRLGGFPDLHPLRALRVFSYDHNPVTGPPRVADTVFLVGEGAVERMAERDEPIPRPPPRRPVRAFEDEEEEDLLIGGSGPRALGPARDSLRALEAPPGLGT; translated from the coding sequence ATGGGTATCGCGGAGTCCACGCCGGACGAGCTGCCGTCGGACGCCGAGGAGCAGCTGCGCAGCGGCGAGCAGCAGCTGGAGCTGAGCgggcggcggctgcggcggctGCCCAGCGCCGTGTGCGCGCTGAGCCGCCTGCAGAAGCTGTATGTGAGCGGCACCGGGCTGCGCGAGCTGCCGGAGGAGATCGAGGAGCTGCGCGAGCTGCGCATCCTGGCGCTGGACTTCAACAAGCTGGAGCGCCTGCCCGACGGCCTGTGTCGCCTGCCGCGCCTCACGCGTCTCTACCTGGGCGGCAACCGGCTGCTGGCGCTGCCACCGGACTTTGCGCAGCTGCAGAGCCTGCGCTGCCTCTGGATCGAGGGCAACTTCCTGCGGCGCTTCCCGCGGCCGCTGCTGCGCCTGGTGGCGCTGCAATCGCTGCAGATGGGCGACAACCGGCTGCGCGCGCTGCCGGCGGAGCTGCCGCGCATGACGGGCTTGCGTGGCCTCTGGCTCTACGGCAACCGCTTCGAAGAGTTCCCGCCCGCTCTGCTGCGTATGGGCCGGCTACACATCCTCGACCTCGACCGCAACCGCTTGGGCGGCTTCCCCGACCTGCACCCGCTGCGCGCGCTGCGAGTTTTCTCCTACGACCACAACCCGGTCACTGGACCCCCGCGCGTAGCAGACACCGTTTTCTTAGTTGGCGAGGGCGCCGTCGAGCGCATGGCTGAGCGCGACGAGCCCATTCCGCGGCCTCCACCCCGGCGTCCAGTCCGGGCCtttgaggatgaggaggaagaagacctGCTCATAGGAGGCTcaggacccagggccttggggCCTGCCAGGGACAGCCTCCGAGCCTTGGAAGCCCCTCCAGGATTGGGCACCTGA